The following coding sequences are from one Malaciobacter pacificus window:
- a CDS encoding AAA family ATPase: MSRRSKNISSFDIENLVEKELVDKFSLWMLRVLFKLNTINEFIDKDGDIREENLAYFLGLESFLNEENTRENVISFLKNKLIKLENRVRFSNIKTLKTNLKNISNIAQLNNNETNILEFAILLNQYDILKECMGFLGRNLNSGQTKRALAVILNIPINEINKIFSSKSRLVKSSLLTLDTKYSGCLEDNLEFITDLFAQNMLSCNQDMESILKEVIYRCNETDLCLNDFEHINNDLNILVPYLNNALISGDKGVNVLLYGIPGTGKTELAKAISNELKSALYEISYCDEDDEPIEGTKRLRAFKFAQSLLSNKNALIMFDEVEDIFNSGDIFDSRQKNKAWINRTLENNDIPTIWITNDANSIDDAIIRRFDLSLEVPIPLKSKRKEIINKYSQNLISEDTITSLSKNEKIAPALVSRAAKVISNINTKDKDKAFEMIIQNTLKAQGHDYKKEDSLIKLPKTYDPSYINCNIDLNSLASGIKENQNARICLYGPAGTGKSAYGKYIADFLDKPLILKKGSDLMSMWVGGTEKNIANAFKEAKEEDGILVFDEVDSFLSSRENASKSWEVTQVNEMLIQMENFDGIFIATTNLMNNLDKASLRRFDLKLEFDYLKSQQAWELFESECKNLNIKDYEKSKNQIKSLSCLTPGDFAAVVRQNRFMPIKNSNDFYNRLKEEVEVKQVNNEKTMGFI; this comes from the coding sequence ATGAGTAGAAGATCTAAAAATATTTCAAGTTTTGATATTGAGAATTTAGTTGAAAAAGAGTTAGTTGATAAGTTTTCACTTTGGATGTTAAGAGTTCTTTTTAAATTAAATACTATAAATGAATTCATCGACAAAGATGGAGATATAAGAGAAGAAAATTTAGCCTATTTTTTAGGATTAGAGTCTTTTTTAAATGAAGAAAATACTAGAGAAAATGTCATATCTTTTTTAAAAAACAAACTAATAAAATTAGAGAATAGAGTTAGATTTTCAAATATAAAAACTTTAAAAACAAATCTTAAAAATATTTCAAATATTGCTCAACTAAACAACAATGAAACTAATATCTTAGAGTTTGCTATTTTATTAAATCAATATGATATTTTAAAAGAATGTATGGGATTTTTAGGTAGAAATCTAAATTCAGGACAAACTAAAAGAGCTTTAGCAGTTATTTTAAATATTCCTATAAATGAAATAAATAAAATTTTCTCTTCAAAATCAAGATTAGTTAAATCATCACTTTTAACACTTGACACAAAATATAGTGGTTGTTTAGAAGATAATTTAGAATTTATTACAGATTTATTTGCTCAAAATATGTTGTCTTGTAATCAAGATATGGAATCTATTTTAAAAGAGGTAATTTATAGATGCAATGAAACAGATCTTTGTTTAAATGATTTTGAACATATAAACAATGATTTAAATATTTTAGTACCTTATTTAAATAATGCTTTAATATCAGGTGATAAAGGAGTAAATGTTCTTCTTTATGGAATCCCAGGAACTGGTAAAACTGAATTAGCAAAAGCTATTTCAAATGAGTTAAAATCGGCCTTATATGAAATCTCATATTGTGATGAAGATGATGAACCAATTGAAGGAACAAAAAGACTTAGAGCATTTAAATTTGCACAATCACTTTTATCAAATAAAAATGCACTAATTATGTTTGATGAAGTTGAAGATATATTTAATTCAGGTGATATTTTTGATAGTAGACAAAAAAATAAAGCCTGGATAAATAGAACTTTAGAAAACAATGACATTCCTACTATTTGGATTACAAATGATGCAAATAGTATTGATGATGCCATTATTAGAAGATTTGATTTAAGCTTAGAAGTTCCAATTCCACTTAAGTCAAAAAGAAAAGAGATTATAAATAAATATAGCCAAAACTTAATAAGTGAAGATACAATTACCTCTTTATCAAAAAATGAAAAAATAGCTCCTGCATTAGTTAGTAGAGCAGCAAAAGTAATATCAAATATAAATACAAAAGATAAAGACAAAGCCTTTGAAATGATTATACAAAATACCCTAAAAGCACAAGGACATGATTATAAAAAAGAGGATAGTTTAATTAAATTACCTAAAACTTATGATCCTTCATATATAAATTGTAATATTGATTTAAATAGTTTAGCATCAGGAATAAAAGAAAACCAAAATGCAAGAATATGTTTGTATGGGCCAGCAGGAACTGGAAAAAGTGCTTATGGTAAATATATTGCAGATTTTTTGGATAAACCACTTATTTTAAAAAAAGGAAGTGATTTAATGTCTATGTGGGTTGGTGGAACTGAAAAAAATATCGCAAATGCATTTAAAGAAGCAAAAGAAGAGGATGGAATTCTTGTATTTGATGAAGTTGATAGTTTTTTAAGTAGCAGAGAAAATGCTTCAAAATCTTGGGAAGTTACACAAGTAAATGAAATGCTTATTCAAATGGAAAACTTTGATGGTATTTTTATTGCAACTACTAATCTTATGAATAATCTAGATAAAGCAAGTTTAAGAAGATTTGATTTAAAACTTGAATTTGATTATTTAAAATCACAACAAGCTTGGGAACTGTTTGAGAGTGAATGCAAAAATTTAAATATTAAAGATTATGAAAAATCTAAAAACCAAATAAAAAGTTTAAGTTGCTTAACACCAGGTGATTTTGCAGCAGTAGTTAGACAAAATAGATTTATGCCTATAAAAAACTCAAATGATTTTTATAATAGATTAAAAGAAGAAGTAGAAGTTAAACAAGTAAATAATGAAAAAACAATGGGGTTTATTTAA
- the sfsA gene encoding DNA/RNA nuclease SfsA has translation MQFDNLIHGKLIKRYKRFLADITLDDGTEITAHVPNSGAMTSCIEEACDVWVSHHDNPKRKLKYTLELTKMGNELICTNTGVANKIAIEAIQNGVIKELQDYDNLKPEQKYGNQNSRIDILLWNENSDKECFVEIKSVSLNLGDTLAFPDAKTTRGQKHLEELRDMVTEGHRAVMLYVIQRTDKLPFRIAREIDKKYDEIFKEVTNQGVEVLVYQSDINHQEINIVKKINYTY, from the coding sequence ATGCAATTTGATAATTTAATCCATGGAAAACTAATAAAAAGATATAAAAGATTTTTAGCTGATATTACACTTGATGATGGCACTGAAATTACTGCTCATGTTCCAAATAGTGGAGCTATGACTTCTTGTATTGAAGAAGCTTGTGATGTATGGGTATCACACCATGATAACCCAAAAAGAAAACTAAAATATACTTTAGAACTTACAAAAATGGGAAATGAGTTAATCTGTACAAATACAGGAGTTGCAAATAAAATTGCAATTGAGGCTATACAAAATGGAGTTATAAAAGAACTTCAAGATTATGATAATCTAAAACCTGAGCAAAAATATGGAAATCAAAACTCTAGAATCGATATATTATTATGGAATGAAAATTCTGATAAAGAATGTTTTGTAGAAATCAAAAGTGTTAGTTTAAACCTTGGGGATACTCTAGCTTTCCCTGATGCAAAAACTACAAGAGGTCAAAAGCACCTTGAAGAGCTTAGAGATATGGTTACTGAAGGTCATAGAGCAGTTATGTTATATGTTATTCAAAGAACTGACAAATTACCTTTTAGAATTGCAAGAGAGATTGATAAGAAATATGATGAGATATTTAAAGAAGTAACTAATCAAGGAGTTGAAGTATTGGTTTATCAATCAGATATAAATCATCAAGAGATAAATATTGTAAAAAAAATAAACTATACTTACTAA
- a CDS encoding MotA/TolQ/ExbB proton channel family protein, translated as MVTREDFIFLNKNFYTHCKATARIFNLLTVPTIIFALVILGYFGYFPLKVELHSVVLIGFIYFIYLFFVRHNAYYVSCKFKAQYKLLVEHLKNYINDNLLTIGDTTKANGSVDDFLKEFTSNIRNTNFSSIASGVFPTLGILGTFISIAFSMPDFSSGTSSALEKEITVLLGGVGTAFYVSIYGIFLSLWWIFFEKIGMSRFEHDTFIIKENTKSFFWTKLDIESIHLQSSMKNFEKMSQLFEQITSTNLLNTINTSLEKRAQIVESIIKEEELLVHNIKINIENFEKLFDQIKLMTLNIENNMSKFTEQKDDYENSTKILSENIESLNSTLSNLNSTNVQEIYSSVIKNINTMKNETDKIRWKFTQDLDDYDSKFSEKLKNSLEAIDNQTVKIIEDLKEFKEISK; from the coding sequence ATGGTTACAAGAGAAGACTTTATATTTTTAAATAAAAATTTTTACACTCATTGTAAGGCAACAGCAAGAATATTCAATCTTCTAACTGTTCCTACAATAATTTTTGCCTTAGTAATACTTGGATATTTTGGTTATTTTCCTCTAAAAGTTGAACTACATAGTGTTGTTTTAATTGGTTTTATTTATTTTATATACCTATTTTTTGTAAGACATAATGCATATTATGTATCTTGTAAATTTAAAGCACAATATAAACTTTTAGTTGAACATTTAAAAAACTATATAAATGACAATCTTCTTACAATTGGTGATACAACTAAAGCAAATGGTAGTGTTGATGATTTTTTAAAAGAGTTCACAAGTAATATTAGAAATACAAACTTTTCATCAATCGCCTCAGGTGTTTTCCCTACTCTTGGAATTTTAGGTACTTTTATATCAATTGCATTTAGTATGCCTGATTTCAGCTCTGGTACATCAAGTGCACTAGAAAAAGAGATTACCGTACTTTTAGGTGGTGTTGGTACTGCTTTTTATGTATCTATTTATGGTATTTTTCTTTCACTTTGGTGGATATTTTTTGAAAAGATTGGAATGAGTAGATTCGAACATGATACTTTTATTATCAAAGAGAATACAAAATCTTTCTTTTGGACAAAACTTGATATTGAATCTATTCACTTACAAAGTAGCATGAAAAACTTTGAAAAAATGAGTCAATTATTTGAACAAATAACATCAACAAACTTATTAAATACAATAAATACTTCTTTAGAAAAAAGAGCACAAATTGTTGAGTCAATTATAAAAGAAGAAGAGTTATTAGTTCATAATATAAAAATAAATATTGAAAACTTTGAAAAACTTTTTGACCAAATAAAACTTATGACTTTAAATATTGAAAATAATATGTCTAAGTTCACAGAACAAAAAGATGATTATGAAAATAGTACAAAAATATTAAGTGAAAATATTGAAAGTCTAAACTCTACTTTAAGTAACTTAAATTCAACTAATGTTCAAGAAATCTATTCAAGTGTTATTAAAAATATTAACACTATGAAAAATGAAACAGATAAAATTAGATGGAAATTTACTCAAGATTTAGATGATTATGATTCAAAATTTAGTGAAAAACTAAAAAACTCACTAGAAGCTATAGATAATCAAACAGTTAAAATCATTGAAGATTTAAAAGAGTTTAAAGAGATCTCAAAATAG
- a CDS encoding OmpA family protein: MYNNNKENNENFWISYADLMAGLLFVFILVIGAIIIKYLFTQTDLQAIKTDLEKEKIALNMSEEELKNRKTQLEEINKKLNSTLEENTRLAFDLARSQKLYEQIKTSEGNLKVSLDEALKQVSLTNEEVEKLKALLLDYELKLKNETSQKDELIVKLDEKNNFIKLKDDELSLLQDKLLEQLKIHQKLVEDFDITKTKIKHLTGIKLTVISKLKEKLGNSIDIDAKSGAIKFSSNILFGQGEYKLKEDSKQELKNILKNYMSALFDNEDIKKYIDSITIEGHTNSDGTYLANLELSQQRALEVMKFLYESNIVDNELLTKYVSASGRSYSDMILQNGIEDKNASRRIEIKFRIKNETAIKELQNYLEKQ; the protein is encoded by the coding sequence ATGTACAATAATAACAAAGAAAACAACGAAAACTTCTGGATATCTTATGCAGATTTAATGGCTGGATTACTATTTGTTTTTATACTTGTAATTGGAGCTATTATTATAAAATATCTCTTTACTCAAACTGATTTACAAGCTATTAAAACAGATTTAGAAAAAGAGAAAATTGCTTTAAATATGAGTGAAGAGGAGTTAAAAAATAGAAAAACTCAATTAGAAGAAATAAATAAAAAACTCAACTCAACACTAGAAGAGAATACTAGACTTGCATTTGATTTAGCTAGGTCTCAAAAATTATATGAACAAATAAAAACAAGTGAAGGTAATTTAAAAGTTTCACTTGATGAAGCACTAAAACAAGTAAGTTTAACAAATGAAGAAGTAGAAAAATTAAAAGCTTTACTTTTAGATTATGAATTAAAACTAAAAAATGAAACTTCACAAAAAGATGAACTTATAGTAAAACTTGATGAAAAAAACAATTTTATAAAACTAAAAGATGATGAGTTATCTCTACTTCAAGATAAACTCTTAGAACAATTAAAAATCCATCAAAAACTTGTAGAAGATTTTGATATAACAAAAACAAAAATCAAGCATCTTACAGGTATTAAATTAACTGTTATTTCAAAATTAAAAGAGAAACTTGGTAATTCAATAGATATTGATGCTAAAAGTGGTGCGATAAAATTCTCTTCTAATATTTTATTTGGACAAGGTGAATACAAACTAAAAGAGGATTCAAAACAAGAATTAAAAAATATTTTAAAAAACTATATGTCTGCACTTTTTGATAATGAAGATATAAAAAAGTATATTGATAGTATTACAATAGAAGGTCATACTAATAGTGATGGAACTTATCTTGCAAACTTAGAGCTTTCTCAACAAAGAGCTTTAGAGGTTATGAAATTTTTGTATGAGTCAAATATCGTAGACAATGAGTTACTTACAAAATATGTTAGTGCAAGTGGTAGGTCTTATTCTGATATGATTTTACAAAATGGAATAGAAGATAAAAATGCTTCAAGAAGAATTGAAATCAAATTTAGAATTAAAAATGAAACAGCTATTAAAGAGCTTCAAAACTATTTGGAAAAGCAATGA
- a CDS encoding PQQ-dependent sugar dehydrogenase codes for MKFIITFLLLIQIPLYAKYQGKELVSNLGVVWGMDFINENKMILTIKDGRILLYDLKKKDTKILKQFEVYNKGQAGLLDVKISPNFKDDKTIYFTYVKNIDSKGATTLAKAIFEKDSLVNFQDILVTKSLTSKNVHFGSRITFDEKGNLYFGVGDRGVRANAQNLKNHAGTIMRLNLDGTIPKNNPFVDDKNILDEIYSFGHRNPQGLFYDKVNKKLWEIEHGPRGGDEINLVQKAQNYGWPEVSWGKEYWNISSVGVKHKEGMKDAKKYYVPSIAPSSLVYYDGDIYEDLKGKLLAGALKSTHINILTLDKNFNIIKEDRILDKLGERIRHIAISPKGLIYFSTDSGKVYLLK; via the coding sequence ATGAAATTTATAATCACATTTTTATTACTTATTCAAATCCCACTATATGCAAAATATCAAGGGAAAGAGTTAGTGTCAAATTTAGGTGTTGTTTGGGGTATGGATTTTATAAATGAAAATAAAATGATACTTACAATAAAAGATGGAAGAATTTTACTTTATGATTTAAAGAAAAAAGACACAAAAATATTAAAGCAGTTTGAGGTTTATAATAAAGGTCAAGCTGGTTTACTTGATGTAAAGATTTCACCTAATTTCAAAGATGATAAAACTATTTATTTTACGTATGTGAAAAATATTGACTCTAAAGGTGCTACAACTTTGGCAAAGGCAATATTTGAAAAAGACAGCTTAGTAAATTTTCAAGATATTTTAGTAACTAAGTCGTTAACATCAAAAAATGTCCATTTTGGAAGTAGAATTACATTTGATGAGAAGGGAAATCTTTATTTTGGAGTGGGGGATAGAGGTGTTAGGGCAAATGCACAGAATTTAAAGAATCATGCAGGAACTATAATGAGACTTAATCTTGATGGAACAATTCCTAAAAATAATCCTTTTGTAGATGATAAAAATATTTTAGATGAAATATACAGTTTTGGTCATAGAAACCCTCAAGGGCTTTTTTATGACAAAGTTAATAAAAAACTTTGGGAAATTGAACATGGACCTAGGGGTGGAGATGAAATTAATTTAGTACAAAAAGCACAAAACTATGGTTGGCCTGAAGTTTCTTGGGGAAAAGAGTACTGGAATATTTCTTCTGTTGGTGTAAAGCATAAAGAGGGAATGAAAGATGCAAAAAAATATTATGTTCCTTCAATTGCACCAAGTTCATTAGTATATTATGATGGGGATATTTATGAAGATTTAAAGGGCAAATTATTAGCTGGTGCTTTAAAGTCAACACATATTAATATTTTAACTTTAGATAAAAATTTTAATATTATAAAAGAGGATAGAATTTTAGATAAATTAGGAGAGAGAATACGACATATAGCAATTTCTCCAAAGGGATTAATATATTTTAGTACTGATAGTGGTAAGGTTTATTTACTTAAATAA
- a CDS encoding YgaP family membrane protein, which translates to MNKFDKFRAFCRPFRIVIGLVLIAIGFFLDNPWFYLGVIPLIAGLADFCPVCIISKKCTPKNLQ; encoded by the coding sequence ATGAATAAATTTGATAAATTTAGAGCTTTTTGTAGACCATTTAGAATTGTTATTGGATTAGTATTAATTGCCATTGGATTTTTCTTAGATAATCCATGGTTTTACTTAGGAGTAATACCTTTGATTGCTGGACTTGCAGACTTTTGTCCAGTATGTATTATTAGTAAAAAATGTACACCAAAAAATTTACAGTAA
- a CDS encoding alpha/beta fold hydrolase: protein MLFNKNFKKDRFITSDNIQINYVSGGRGEPLLLLHGYPQTHVMWASVANELSNDYFVICPDLRGYGDSSKPKGLENHENYSKKVMANDMIELMEELGYEEFYLAGHDRGARVTHRICLDYPHMIKKVSVLDIAPTFHMFLNSDMNFSTGYYHWFFLIQEYPLPETLIGNNAEYYLKEKLKRWSAPGATFNEDAVKQYVRCFDKDMIHSTCEDYRASATVDMNDDAFSRDKKISMPLLVLWGEKGFINKNYNVIDVWKDYAKDVSGKALECGHFLAEEAPFDVIDEFRKFFR, encoded by the coding sequence GTGTTATTTAACAAAAACTTCAAAAAAGATAGATTTATTACAAGTGACAATATTCAAATTAATTATGTAAGTGGAGGTAGAGGTGAACCTTTACTTTTACTACATGGTTATCCTCAAACACATGTTATGTGGGCATCTGTTGCAAATGAATTATCAAATGATTATTTTGTAATATGCCCAGATTTAAGAGGCTATGGAGATAGTTCGAAACCAAAAGGTTTAGAAAACCATGAAAACTATTCTAAAAAAGTTATGGCAAATGATATGATTGAACTTATGGAAGAGTTGGGATATGAGGAGTTCTATTTAGCAGGGCATGATAGAGGTGCTAGAGTGACGCATAGAATTTGTTTAGATTATCCCCATATGATAAAAAAAGTTAGTGTTCTTGATATTGCACCAACTTTCCATATGTTTTTAAATAGTGATATGAATTTTTCAACGGGATATTATCATTGGTTCTTTTTAATTCAAGAGTACCCATTACCTGAAACTTTAATAGGTAATAATGCAGAGTATTATTTAAAAGAGAAATTAAAAAGATGGAGTGCACCAGGTGCAACATTTAATGAAGATGCAGTAAAACAGTATGTGAGATGCTTTGATAAAGATATGATTCATTCAACTTGTGAAGACTATAGAGCTTCAGCAACTGTTGATATGAATGATGATGCTTTTTCTCGTGATAAAAAGATCAGTATGCCTCTTTTAGTTTTATGGGGTGAAAAAGGCTTTATAAATAAAAATTATAATGTAATAGATGTTTGGAAAGATTATGCAAAAGATGTAAGTGGAAAAGCTTTAGAGTGTGGTCATTTCTTAGCAGAAGAAGCACCTTTTGATGTAATTGATGAATTTAGAAAATTTTTTAGATAG
- a CDS encoding HupE/UreJ family protein, producing MLKICLLFLCLVSVSLGHGMSEAEKQIIVEGGNLHYIYVGAVHMLWGYDHLLFVLGIIFFLQSFKNIVKYITTFTIGHSITLIYATFNSIEINYYLIDAIIALSVCLIGIINLGTFRKFINFTTSRMLGLIFILGLIHGLGLSTRLQQLPLDPNQLFLNIISFNVGIELGQIIALAVMLVFINIIRKSKNFNLFSLVVNSFIVIAGVYFFIVQLSEYKFSISQNNNFKDEIIIVIKAKGEKEYKVWQIPDENLIYSWETSPKTNLFFDFHGEPASSINGYFESFKETTSSKDSGSRVSTFIGTHGWYWKNNSNNDVVLTLKLDGEYRRMDKK from the coding sequence ATGTTAAAAATATGTTTGTTATTTTTATGTTTAGTTAGTGTTTCATTAGGGCATGGAATGTCCGAAGCAGAAAAGCAAATAATTGTTGAAGGTGGAAATCTTCATTATATTTATGTTGGTGCTGTTCATATGCTTTGGGGATATGATCATCTATTATTTGTTTTAGGAATAATATTCTTTTTACAATCTTTTAAAAATATTGTTAAATATATCACTACTTTTACTATTGGTCACTCTATAACTTTAATTTATGCTACTTTTAATTCAATAGAAATTAACTATTATTTAATTGATGCAATTATTGCATTAAGTGTTTGTTTAATAGGTATTATTAATTTAGGAACATTTAGAAAATTTATCAATTTTACTACATCAAGGATGCTAGGACTTATTTTTATTTTAGGTTTAATTCATGGCTTAGGTTTATCTACGAGACTTCAACAACTTCCTTTAGATCCAAATCAGTTATTCTTAAATATTATATCTTTTAATGTAGGAATAGAGCTAGGACAAATAATTGCACTTGCTGTGATGTTAGTATTTATTAATATTATTAGAAAAAGTAAAAATTTTAATTTATTTTCTTTAGTAGTTAACTCTTTTATTGTTATTGCTGGAGTTTATTTTTTTATTGTGCAATTATCAGAATATAAATTTAGTATATCTCAAAATAATAATTTCAAAGATGAAATAATAATTGTTATAAAAGCCAAGGGAGAAAAAGAGTATAAAGTTTGGCAAATACCAGATGAAAACTTGATTTATTCTTGGGAAACATCTCCTAAAACAAATCTATTTTTTGATTTTCATGGAGAACCAGCATCTTCGATAAATGGTTACTTTGAAAGCTTCAAAGAGACTACTTCTTCTAAAGATTCAGGTTCTAGAGTATCAACTTTTATTGGTACACATGGTTGGTATTGGAAAAACAATTCAAACAACGATGTAGTATTAACTCTAAAATTAGATGGAGAATATAGAAGAATGGATAAAAAATAA
- a CDS encoding alpha/beta fold hydrolase: MKKEKIYLIPGLMTDERLWSRIKPLLEDKYELVHFPIPNSEDFDEINEHILNEINEEKINILGFSLGGYIASYFTLKNQHRVNRLFVVAVTPSATSPKEEIKRKEKVEAMKKEGFIPLGFEKAKSLVEEKNQSDLELISIIENMYNDLGRDTFITQMNSTFNRLDLFEDLNQLKLPVWFFVSLKDRLLNKESLSRLLEENINLNVITREGSSHNIPLEDPDTLAKLIYKWMETK, from the coding sequence ATGAAAAAAGAAAAAATATATCTTATTCCGGGTCTAATGACTGATGAAAGACTTTGGAGTAGAATTAAACCACTTTTAGAAGATAAATATGAATTAGTTCATTTTCCTATTCCAAATAGTGAAGATTTTGATGAAATAAATGAACATATTTTAAATGAAATAAATGAAGAAAAAATCAATATTTTAGGGTTTTCTTTAGGTGGATATATCGCTTCTTACTTCACTTTAAAAAATCAACATAGAGTAAATAGACTTTTTGTAGTAGCAGTTACTCCAAGTGCAACTAGCCCAAAAGAAGAGATAAAAAGAAAAGAAAAAGTAGAAGCTATGAAAAAAGAAGGCTTTATACCTTTAGGTTTTGAAAAAGCTAAATCTTTGGTAGAAGAAAAAAATCAAAGTGATTTAGAATTAATTAGTATTATAGAAAATATGTACAATGATTTAGGAAGAGATACGTTTATTACTCAAATGAATAGCACTTTTAATAGATTAGATTTATTTGAAGATTTAAATCAATTAAAACTACCAGTGTGGTTTTTTGTTAGTTTAAAAGATAGACTACTAAATAAAGAATCTTTATCTAGACTTTTAGAAGAAAATATAAATTTAAATGTAATAACAAGAGAAGGCTCTAGTCATAATATACCATTAGAAGACCCTGATACATTAGCTAAATTAATTTACAAATGGATGGAAACTAAATAG
- a CDS encoding M99 family carboxypeptidase catalytic domain-containing protein produces the protein MRFLFLFIPFFIYAANLEYTLFKKEGEIKGNTLLVIGGIHGNEPGGYFAGAFLEKYYNIKKGSLWLTPNLNFDSIIMNERGIYGDMNRKFSSIKEHDEDYEIVTKIKKVILDEKVDLILNLHDGYGFYRHKYENAIFNPNAWGQATIIDQEKIHGLEKFGDLDKIANQVQNAMNTDELFKEHHLFGVKNTETKFKDEQQQLSLTFFAVTHNKPAFAIETSKNITDLTQKVIYQLKSIEEFMNIMDIEFERKFDISNYDDVKAKIYDFETVTINDNIKIPLTDISKTLRFVPMKKEGNKIEFSHVLGAYKIYGGVYRFYIGNKHICSIHPQYFEIKEATKPIKIEVDGNIQDVKLGTILDIKNSFEILKNGYRVNIIGYSKSGIDSEDGILINKDDILNRYSIDKENKKYRAEFYKDGKFYGMIVLNFEEK, from the coding sequence ATGAGATTTTTATTCCTTTTTATTCCTTTTTTTATTTATGCTGCTAACTTAGAATACACTTTATTTAAAAAAGAGGGTGAGATTAAAGGAAATACACTACTTGTTATTGGTGGTATTCATGGAAATGAGCCAGGTGGATACTTCGCAGGTGCTTTTTTAGAGAAATATTACAATATAAAAAAAGGTTCATTATGGCTTACTCCAAACTTGAACTTTGATAGTATCATTATGAATGAAAGAGGAATTTATGGTGATATGAATAGAAAATTTAGTTCTATAAAAGAGCATGATGAAGATTATGAAATTGTAACTAAAATAAAAAAAGTTATATTAGATGAAAAAGTAGACTTAATTTTAAATTTACATGATGGATATGGTTTTTATAGACATAAATATGAAAATGCAATTTTTAATCCAAATGCTTGGGGACAAGCAACAATTATAGACCAAGAAAAAATTCATGGTTTAGAAAAGTTTGGGGATTTAGATAAAATTGCTAATCAAGTCCAAAATGCAATGAATACTGATGAACTATTTAAAGAACATCATTTATTTGGTGTAAAAAACACTGAAACAAAATTTAAAGATGAACAACAACAATTATCACTTACTTTTTTTGCTGTAACTCACAATAAACCAGCTTTTGCAATAGAAACAAGTAAAAATATTACTGATTTAACACAAAAAGTAATTTATCAGTTAAAGTCAATTGAAGAGTTTATGAATATTATGGATATAGAGTTTGAAAGAAAATTTGATATCTCTAATTATGATGATGTAAAAGCTAAAATATATGATTTTGAAACTGTAACTATTAATGATAATATAAAAATACCACTTACAGATATCTCTAAAACATTAAGATTTGTTCCTATGAAAAAAGAGGGAAATAAAATAGAATTCTCTCATGTTTTAGGGGCTTATAAAATATATGGAGGAGTATATAGGTTTTATATAGGGAATAAACATATATGTAGTATCCATCCTCAATATTTTGAAATAAAAGAAGCAACTAAACCTATAAAAATAGAAGTTGATGGGAATATTCAAGATGTAAAATTAGGAACAATTTTAGATATTAAAAATAGTTTTGAAATACTTAAAAATGGATATAGAGTAAATATCATTGGATATAGTAAATCTGGAATAGATAGTGAAGATGGTATTTTAATCAATAAAGATGATATTTTAAATAGATACTCAATAGATAAAGAGAACAAAAAATATAGAGCAGAGTTTTATAAAGATGGTAAGTTTTATGGGATGATTGTTTTAAATTTTGAGGAAAAATAG